TTTGTTCCCCGGCCCACGACGGCGGCGCCCATGAGGGTGGTGCCGTCAAAAAAGGTTATGGGAGAAGGAACGGCAGCGGCGGTGTCCAGGACCAGCTTCCATAGGTCCGAGCATTCCCGGGACAGGGCCACGGCTTCTTTGAGGCGGTCCAGATCGAATTTGTTTCCGCTGACGCGTTCCAGGGGAGGAATCATATCCTCCATCTGCCGGGCGATGGATCGGACATGGGATTCTTCCACTTCCTGGACCCCCACGTAAGAGTGGACCCCGACTACGGGCACGTCGTACTCCTCGCCATAGAAGTTGAACCAGTCCTGGACGTCGCGGCACTGGTTGGTGTTGAACACCAGTACGTCTGGTTTCGGCGGTCCTTCGATGCCTTCGAAGACCTTGGACAGGGGCGACACCTTTTCCAGATAGGCCCCCACATCCGCGGTCAGGTAGGAACAGATGTCCGGTGAGTAGCCGATGGCATTGGCCTTGGGGATCAGGTCGGTGGCCATGCGCGAAGAGCCCAGCATGGCCGAGTGGGTTTCCGGAAAATAGACCAGAAAGCCCATGGCCCGCAGGATCTCTGCCGGGCCTACGCTGGTGCACCAGGCGACTTTTTTTTCACCGGTTTTGGCAGCATTGTCCAACTCGTAGTAGTAATCGGCCATGAATTTGCCCAGCACTTTGGCCGATGCCAGGCGTTTCAGCTTCAGTTTCTTCTCTTCGACCATGTTTACCTCTCATTTTTTTCAATTCTCATAGGTCTCTTTTGCATACAGCGCCGCTCCCAGGGCTCCGGTGAACTGGGGCAGCTCCGGCACAAGAACGGGGCGGTTGATCAGTTCCTGGGTCATTTCCACCAGAAAAGGGTTGTGGGCCACGACGCCGCCGGTCATGACCACTTTTTCGGTAAAGGCGTCCATCTCCCTGATTCTGGAAATGACAGAGAAGAACAATCCCTTGACGATGTCTTCGACACGCTTGCCGCGGCGAATGTTCTCGAGGACCTCCGTTGCCGAAAAGACCGTACAGAAGCTGCCCAGTTTGACCATATCGGTGGAGGCTTCGGCCAGGCCGTTCATTTCTTCCAGGGGAATGTCCAGGCGGGGAGACATCTCCTCTAAAAACGCCCCGGTCCCGGCAGCGCACTTGCGGTTCATCTTGAAAGAGGTGCGCTTGCCGCTGTCGTCCAGTTTGATGACCTTGTTGTCCTGGCCGCCGATGTCGATGATGGTGATGGCAAAGGGAAAATAATGAAAACAGCCCTTGCCGTGGCAGCTGATTTCGGTGCGGTGGTCCTGGGCATAGGATACGTTTTTTCGACCGTACCCGGTGGAAATGGTGCGTCGAATGCGTTCCTTTTCTACTCCGGCCATCGCCAGGGCCTCTTTAAGGCAGCCGTCGGCCGTGGCGGTGAAATCGGTTCCCGATTTGGCCACGCAATGGCCAAGGATGCGGCTTTCGCCATCGATGACCACCACCTTGGTTCGGGAGGCGCCCACGTCGGCACCGGCAAAAAAGGGAGTGGTGTTGGTTGGGTGGCTTGTTGGGTTCATTGGGTTTGTTGAGTTTGTCGGGTTCATTGGGTTCGTTGCGTTGTCCGGTGACAGGGGCGACCGGCCGGTCGCCCCTACCGCTCACCAATTCCTCAATTTTTCAATCGCGCATTCTCCTCATCCCTCATCCATCGTCCCTCTTCCCTCGGGCGAGGTCCAATCACCAATCACGAGTCACAGTTCACGGTTCACCGATCACACTTCACTGCTTTTTCACAGCCGGGACTCCAACCCCTTAACCAAACTCTGCAGGGTGATGTTGTAAGGCGTTTCGATGCCGGCCCGGCGGCCGTATTCGACGAATTTGCCGTTGATGTAGTCGATCTCCGTGCGGCGGCCGTTTTCGATGTCCATGAGCATGGAAGGCTTGTGGTTGCCGGCGGTGCGCATGTATTCGATGGCATTGGGGTAGTACTCCCATCCCAGCAGGATTTCGTTTGCCCGGGCCACCTTGACGCACTCTTTGACCAGGGCGTCGACGATGTTGAAGATGATTGGGTCGTTCATGGCCTGGGACATGGTCAATCCGGTGACGGCGCAGACCGGGTTCATACAGGCGTTGAGCACCCCTTTGCGCCACACCATGGCCACGATATTTTCCGTATGCCGGGTGGTGAGACCGCTTTTGGTCAGGGCGTCGGCAATGGCATCGGCGGCAAATTTGGCCTCCGGATCCAGTTCCTGGAGATAGTGGGGCGGATGATGAAAAGGTATGGTCACATGGGCTGGGCCCAGAAGGCCGCAGCCGTAGTTGACCACCGCCCGCATGACCCCCTCCTTTCCCAGGCTGTTGGCCAGGACCAGTTCCGTGTCGATGCCGTTCTGCCAGCTGACCACGTAGAGGCCTTTTTTGTAAAATCCTTCGATGGCCGAAGCGATCAGGGGCAGGGCGTTGGCTTTGGCCGTAACGAAAATCACATCGGGTTTGTATTCGGGCAGGTCGTCGACACTGGTGCAGGTATGGCTGACCTTCTGGGTCAGGTTCTCGGCCCCTTCGATAATGATGCCCCGTTTGCGGGCCGGGTCGAGCAGTTCGGGGATCACGTCGCACAAAATCACCCGATGGCCGCCTTTTTCCAGGAATGCCGACACGATACAGCCGACGGGACCCGCACCGATGACGGCAAAGGTTTTGGGGGCGAAGGATGGTTTGTCAGTCATGATTGCACCTCCCGGGGTTCTCTGGATGGTTCGGCACCGTTATCATGGGCGCCGGGCCTGGGCGGCCCGGTTTGCCCGCTATGGTCGTACGTACTTTTGATGAACGGTCAAATGTTGAAAAAATAAAACAATTTGAATTTAATTCATAAAGCGGCGTCGAAAATCCCAAGTGCAGGCCCATTTGGCCTGCACATTTTCAGGACGCGATATTAATCAGCGGAACTGTTTGGGCCTTTCGTCGACAACGCGCAGGGCCTTGCCTTCGCTTCGGGCGATGAATTTGGGATCCACGAGATTGGCTTCTATACTGATGCCCATGTGGCCGCGAATGTGAGCCATGATTTTGGCTTCGACCTCGAATTTCTTGCGGTCGCCGGCTTCGTAGACTTCCGGCTTGCCCTCCACCTGCACCACCAGTTGGTCGAGGTAGCCTTTTTTGCGGACGACCAGGCGGTACTGGGGCGTCACTTCCTCGATATCCAGCAGGAGGGACTCGATCTGGGATGGGAAGACATTGACGCCGCTGATGATCAGCATGTCGTCGGTGCGGCCGAAAATTTTGTCCATTTTGATAAAGGTCCGTCCGCAGACGCATTTTTCGCGGTACAGGCGGGTGATGTCCTTGGTGCGGTACCGGATCATGGGCATGGCCCGGCGCTGCAGAGAGGTGAAGATCAGCTCGCCCTTTTCTCCCAGGGGGACCGGCTCCAGGGTGACGGGGTCGACCACTTCGGCCAGGTAATGGTCTTCGTTGATGTGGATGCCGCTCTGGGCCTCGCAGTCGAAGCCGACGCCGGGGCCGCCAAGTTCGGTGAGACCATAGGCCTCCATGGCCTTGATGCCCATGCGTGCTTCGATCTCCTCACGCATGCCGACGGTCCAGGGTTCGGCCCCGAAGATGCCGATGGACAACGGCAGACTCTTGATGTCGACTCTCAGTTCTTCGGCCCGCTCGGCGATGGTCAGCGCATAGGAAGGCGTGCAGCACAGCACCTGGGCGCCGAAATCCTGCATCAGCGTGATCTGGCGCTCGGTCAGGCCCGCGCTGGTGGGGACCACGGTACAGCCCAGGGCCGTGGCTCCCTGATGAAAGCCCAACCCGCCGGTGAACAAACCGTGTCCGTAGGCGTTCTGGACCACATGCTCGGGGCGCACGCCGGCAGCATAGAAATTTCTCACCATGCACTCGGTCCACTGGGCCAGATCGTCAGCGGTGTAAGGACCGGTGATGGGCTTGCCCGTCGTGCCCGAAGAGGCGTGTATGCGCACGACCTCCTTCAAGGGCACGGCGCACAGGCCGAAGGGGTAGTTGTCCCGCAGATCGTTTTTCTCGGTGAAGGGAAGCTTGGCTACATCTTCGATGCCCTTGATGTCGGCGGCCTTGATGCCCGCCTCCTTGAACTTCTGCTTGTAAAACGGGACGCGCTTGGTCACCCATTGAACGGTCTCCTGAAGCTTTTCCATTTGAAACTGCTGGATCTGCTTTACAGGCATGCACTCATACTTGTCATTCCAGGGCATCGTCTACCTCCTTTTTGTAAAACGAATCGTTGACGTCGTTTTTATATAAAACCGGGTCGGATGCTTTGTGTATGGTGCCGCTACCTCAAAAAACAACTGTCCGTTTCTGGGATCAGCCCCCCGCTGCGGCCTTGAACCCCAGGTCAAAGGCTGCCAGATTGACGTCCACGAAAGCCGCCTTGGTCTTGGTGCGGATGGCCTTTTCCAGATTCTCTTTGGGGATCGGAAGAATCCCGGTCTGGATCAACGCGCCCAGCAGAACGATATTGACCGCCATGACGCTGCCAGCCTGTCTGGCCAGGGCAACGGCATCGAAAGCGATCAGGCGTTTGGTTTTGGCCCGGATCAGATTCTGGGCGTGATCCAGATCCGGGTAGGTGCCGCGCCCGATGGCCACGGTAAACGGCGGCAGTGGCGCCAGATTGGTGATGACGCTGGTGTTGGCGTTGCATTTGTTCAGGGCCCGCAGGGTTTCGGAGGGTTCGAAGCCGACCAGGACGTCGGCCTCCCCATCGGATATGATGGTGCTTTCGGCATCGCCGAAGACGATGGCCGATTCCACCACGCCGCCGCGCTGCGCCATGCCGTGAATTTCACTCATTCGCACCGGAACGTTGGAAAGCAGGGCCGCTTCCCCCAATACTTTGGAGGCCAGCAGGTTGCCCTGGCCGCCCACCGCCACGATAATCAGTCTTGTCGTATCCATGATTGTTTCCCATATGCTTGGGCTGCCGGTACCGGAAACGGCATGCTCTGCTTTTATGCCGGCGATCCGCAGCCGCAGATGTTCTTTTTATGCTTCCGACGGATCAGCCGGCCGGTTTCTCCTTGACAGGCGTGATGGCATTCTCCGGACAGATCTGGGCGCAGACCGCGCACCCGACACAGGTGTTGGGGTCGATCTGGACCCGTTCCCCGTCCAGGTAAAATGCCGGACAGCCGATTTCATTGATGCAGTCCCGGTGGTTTTTGCACTTGTCCGTCACCGTAAAGGCGCGCACCTTGAGCTGCTTCAGGCTGCGGGCGTACAGGGTGCACATCTGCTGGGAGATGATCACCGACAGGCCTTTATGGTCCAGGGCCTTTTTTACGGCTTCGATGCTCTTTTTAACCTTGTAAGGCTGAATGACGGTGACGTCTTCCACGCCGATGGCCCGTACCACCGCCTCGATGGAGACGCGTCCGTATCCGGACAGGTTGAGATTGTCCATGTCCACGCCCGGATGGGGCTGGTGGCCGGTCATGGCGGTGGTGCCGTTGTCCAGAATGACCAGGGTGAAGTCGTGGTTGTTGTGCACGGCGTTGACCAGGCCGGTCAGGCCCGAGTGGAAAAAGGTGGAATCGCCAATAAAGGCGATGACTTTCTTGTCCGTGGCCTGGGAAAAACCGCAGGCGGTGCTGATGGACGATCCCATGCAGATGAGAAAATCTCCCATGGCCAAAGGCGGCAGGAATCCCAGGGTGTAGCAGCCGATGTCCGTGGGATAGACCGTTTCGAAGCCTTCGGCGGCCTTTTTCACCGCGTAGTAGGTGGCCCGGTGGGAGCAGCCGGCGCACAGGTTGGGCGGACGCTGGGGGATTTCCGGCACATCGGAAAGGTCGGGGGGCCGGCTGTCGGTATAGGCCACCCCGAAATAGTCGGCGATGACCCGGCGCACCAGGGCCGGATCGAATTCGTTGAGCCGCGAGAACAATTTTTCCCCTTTGCCCACGATGGGCATGGTAAGCCCTTCCTCCTGGGCAAAGGCTTTGATCGTCTCTTCCATGACGGGCTCGCCCTCTTCGGCCACCAGCACCTTCTCGCAGCCGTTGAGAAAGGACTTGATTTTCTCGGGCGGGGCCGGGTGAGAAAAACCCAGGCGCAGAACCCGGGTTTTATCGGCAATGCCCAGTTCGCCTACCGCATCGGTAACATAGTTGTAGCTGACGCCGTTGCAGACAATGCCCCAGGGGCCGCTGCCTTCGGTAAAGTTGTACGGCGAGGCTTCGGCCAGCTTCCGGGCCTTTTCCCATTTTTCCAGCAGGCGTACATGCAGGCGGCGGGAGACGGCCGGTACGGTGACCAGGTTGAACGGATCCTTGGTAAAGTCTCCCTTGGGCTTGCGGGCGGTAAGCTTTCCCAGCTCCACGAAGGCGCTGGAGTGGTTGACCCGGGTGGTGGTGCGGAAGATCAACGGCTTGCCGAGCTGCTCGGAAAGGTCGAAGGCATCGACCATCATGCGGCGGGCTTCTTCAACGGAGGATGGCTCCAGTACCGGCAAACCGGAGAGCTTGCCGTAGTAGCGGTTGTCCTGTTCGTTCTGGCTGGAGAACATGAACGGGTCGTCGGCCGTGAGCACGACCATGCCGGCCTTGACGCCCACGTAGGCCAGGGTCATCAGCGGGTCGGCGGCCACGTTCAACCCCACGTGCTTCATCATGCAGAAGGTGCGCACGCCGCTGTTGGCGGCAGCGGAGGCCACTTCCAGGGCCACCTTCTCGTTGGTGCTGTACTCGAAGTAAAGGTCGCTCTCCTGGGAGATCTGAAACAGGTTCAGGGAAATCTCCGAAGAAGGGGTCCCCGGATAGGTCGTGGCAAAAGCCACGCCGGCCTCGATGGCGCCGCGGGCGATGGCTTCGTTGCCTAAAAGCAGCATCTTTTTCCCCGGGCTGTCGGTGAGTAGTTTGTGCATCTCGTTTCCTATCTGGTGGTTTGCCGCAGCCCTTGCTTTGCCAATGGCTGCGCGGCTGTTGGGGCCTTTCGTCCAGCGCGCATCCATCTCCGTAACCGCTTTATTCCGGCTGTTGAGAATTGATCGCGCGGGTCAGGGCACCATGATCGCCCGCTGAACGATCTTTTTGTGGTGCACCGTCTCGAAGACCGAATTGATTTCAGCCAGCGGGAACGTTTTCACAAAGGGGGCCATCTTCACCTTGCCCGACAGGACCAGGTCGCGCACCGGCGCATAGTACTTGGGCATACACCCCCAGTTGCCGCGGGCGGTGGCGTGGAAAGCCATGAGATTGGAAAGGCGGATCTCCACCTTGTCCATGGTAAAGCCCACCACGGAGAGATGCCCCCCGAATGTCATGAGACCGAACGCGGTTTTCTGGCCGGCGGCGGTGCCGGAGGTTTCGAAAATCTTCCATTCGGTCCGACGCTTTCCCTGCTCTTTGACAAAGGCGGAAACCGCCTTGCGAAGGTCCTTGAAAGCGTATTCGGCTGCGTTGAAGGTGGCGTCCACGTATGGTGCCAGCGCCTCCAGCTTGGCCGGATCGACATCGATGGCCACCACGGCGGCACCGAATGCCCTGGCGATCTGGGCCCCGAAACCGCCCACCCCGCCCACGCCCACGAAGATGGCCGTGTCGTCGGCCGTAAGGCCGGCATCGACGACGGCCTGATACGGGGTCGTCAGGGCATCGGCCACCACGGACAGATGGGCCAGGGGAACGTCTGCCTCCCCCACGGGCCGGTTCTGGTCGTCTACCGCTACCGGGCACAACTGATCGGCCGGGACGACAATGTGGCTGGCGAAACCACCCTGAATATCGTTGCCGGGCATCTTCTGGGCGACGCAGATGTTGCCCAGACCCCGTTTGCAGACATCGCAGGTTCCGCAGGGCATGACCGCGGGGATGATCACCGCCTTGCCATCCCACGGTTCGGCACCGGGGCCGGCGGCGGCGACAATGCCGCTGATTTCGTGGCCCAGGGTCAGCGGCAGCGGCGATTTGGTGCGCACGCCGTCATAGTAGAACCCCAGGTCGGTGTGGCACACGCCGCATCCGGCCACCTTGACCAGGACTTCACCGGGTCCGGGATCGGGGATGGGGGCCTCCACCTTGGCCAGGGGTTTGCCGGGTTCCGTCATCTGCCAGGATATCATGGTCGCCATTGCTGCTTCTCCTTCTTTTAAACCATATCCGTTAAATCCTCAATTTCAAAATCCAAGGTTACCGGTTTTTCCATACCGGCCGTCGCTTTTCCTCGAAACTGGCGATGCCCTCCAAAGTGTCTTCGGTTTTCATCAAGGTGTTGAGAAAAAGATCGCTGACGCCGGATAGGGCTTTTTTGAAATCCAGTCCCAGGTGGGCGGTTACGGCGCGCTTGTTGAGCCGGACGATCAGCGGGCTGCAGGCCTTGATCTCGCCGACGATGCCGTCGACGGTTTCCTGAAAATTATCGTCTCCGGAAAGATGGGACACCAGGCCCATGCGGTGCGCCTCTTCGGCTTTATAGCGGCGGCCGGTGGTGCAGATTTCGACGGCGCGGGCCGGCCCCACCAGTTGGGGCAGCCGGATGGCCGCGTAGGGCGGGAAGAAGCCCAGCTTGATCTCCGGTTGGCCGAAGACGGCCTTATGGGCGGCGATGATGATGTCGCAGGCCATGGCCACCTCCATGCCCCCGCCCAGGCAGGCTCCCTGAACCGCGGCAATGGTGGGCACGGGCAGGCGGTGGATGCGTTCGAAGATGCCGTTGAAGGTGGCGATCATGTCGTCCACCATGGCCGGCTTGTGATCGGCCACCTCCACGCCGGCGCACCAGCTGGGGCCGTTGGCCGCAATGACGATGCATTTGAGCGAACCGTCGGTGGCCAGCTGATCCAACTGGCCGTTGAGTTCGGTCATCATATCGATGTTGAGTACGTTGTGTTTGGGGCGGTCCAGGGTGAGGGTGGCAATGCCATCGGCAATGGTGTGCTGGATGGTCTGCAAATAGGACATGACTACTCCTTGTAAAAAACGTAATTGAAGCGCCCGTCGGCCAGTGCATTGGCCTTGACCTTCAGCTTCATGCCGATGGAAAGCGCTTCTTCGGCGAGGTCTCCGGCAATGCGTCCGAAGATCTTGAAGTCGGAAAAATCCACCAGGGCGATGGTATAGGGCAAATCCGCTTCAAAACCCCTGGGGCCAAAGGCCAGGGTGCTGTAGGAGATCAGGCGGCCGGCACCCTGCACATCGAACCAGGCCATCTTGGACGTCCGGCAGTCGCAGCAGTCGGCCCGGGGCGGAAAAAAGGCCCGGTTGCAGGATTCGCAGCGGGTTCCGGTGACGCGGCCCTGCTCCAGATGGTCGATGAAGTCGTTGACCCGGGTGGTTCCGGTGAAACTGACGGTGCCGAATTTCCTGAAGCGTTCGTCCTTCTCTTTTTTTCCCATAGCGATGGTTTCCTCTATCTGGCCAGAATGGTCACGTTGCCGTACAGTCCGACGCCGCCGATGTTGTGCACCAGGCCAACGGCGGCATCGGGAACCTGGATGTCGCCGGCTTCGCCGCGAAGCTGGAGGACGATGGTGCGGATCTGGCTGCCGCCGGTGGCCCCGATGGGATGGCCCTTGGAGAGCAGCCCCCCGTCCACATTGACCGGAATGCGGCCGTCCAGGTAGGTTTGCCGGGTGTTGATCAATTCCCTGCCACCGCCGGGCTCGGCAAAGCCGAGATCCTCGTAGGCCATCATTTCGGCGATGGTAAAGCAATCATGCACCTCGGCCACATCGATGTTTTCGGGCTTCATGCCGGCCATGTCGTAGGCTTGCGAAGCGGCCTGCCGGGCCACGGAAAGCCCGTTGAACAGGTCGCGACCGGCCAGGTTGACCGGTGCCGAGGCGGCACCGATGCCGCGAATCCAGACGGGTTTGTCGCACAACGCCCTGGCTTTTTCGGCGTTGGCGACGATGATGCAGGAACTGCCGTCGGCGTTGGCGCAACAGTCCCCCACGCGCAAGGGGGACGCCACTGGCCCGCTCATGCGATTCTCCGGATCGGTGAACATCTCGGGGGTTACCGCTTTGCGGTAGACGGCCCGTTCGTTGAGCTGACCGTAGGTGGCGGCCTTGACCCGGATGGCGGCCAGATCTTCCGGGGTGGTGCCGTAAGCGTCCATGTGGGCCCGGGCATACATGGCGTAGTAGGCAGGCATCATGGTGCCGAAGGGGCTTTCCCACTGGATGTCCGCACCGCGCCCCATGCGCTCCTGGGTCTCGGCCGAGGAGATTTCCGACATTTTCTGAAACCCGATGACCGCGATCACATCGTGCAGCCCGGAACTGATCAGGCTGTAGGCCAGTTTCAGGCCCGTACTGCCCGATGAACACAGGGTTTCCACGTAGAAGGTCGGGCCCGGGTTGAGCCCCAGATACTCGGCGAACACCCCGGCCGGCGAGCGCTGCAGGTCGTACTCCGGTGCCGAGCAGACGACCGATGCATCGATCTGCGCGGCCGTAATGCCGGCATGCCCTACGGCGTCGGAAAACCCTTGAAAGGCCAGTTCCCGGACAGATCCCGGAAACGCGCGCACAAAAGCGCTCTGACCTGCGCCGATGATGGCGACGTCAGTCATGGTTGCAGTCCTTTGTGAGTGATTGTGTATATCGTATTTCAGAAGTAATTGGTTTCATCGCGTACCATTTGAAAAGCGTTTTAGGCTGTAGGCTGTAGTCTGAAGGTAGAAGGCATAAGGGAGAGGATCCCTTCAGCCTAAATACCTACAGCCTACCCACCTATATATACTGTCCCCCATCCACCTTGATCACCTCGCCGGTAATGTGGCGGGCCTTGTCCGATGCCAGAAAAGCGATGACGGCGGCCAGGTCTTCGGGCTGGCCCAGGCGTTTTAAGGCCATTTCTCCCATGGCCAGGTCGATGATCTTTTCCCGGGCTTCGGAATTTTTCAGCATGGCGGTTTCGATCAGGCCCGGTGCCACGGCATTGACGTTGACGCCAAAGGCCCCCAGTTCCTTGGCCACGGCTTTGGTGTAGCCCACGATGCCGGCCTTGGAGGCGGAATAATTGGTCTGGCCGAACTTGCCACGAAGGCCGTTGATGGAAGTCACATTGACGATTTTGCCGTATTTCTGCTCCTTGAACCGCGGCGCCACCTGGCGGGTGAAATTGAAATAGCCCTTGAGGTTGACGGCGAGCACGCGATCCCACTGCTCTTCGGACATTTTCCAGCAGACCCCGTCCCAGTTCATGCCGGCGTTGTTCACCAGGATGTCGATTCTTCCGAACGCCTCCGCGGCGGCGTTGACGGCTGCTTCCGCTTCTTGGAAAACGGCGATGTCGCAGGCCACGCATAAAGCTTTGCGGCCCATCTTCTCGATCCGTTCGACGACCGCCCGGGCCTCTTTTTCATGGCTCCGGTAGGTCAGGCAGACGTTGGCGCCTTCGCTGGCCAGTTCCAGACTGGCCGCTGTGCCGATTCCCTGGGAGCCTCCGGTGACGATGGCGTTTTTTCCTTCGAGCAGCATCTCAGTTCCTTATGTGTTGGGTCTTGCCAATACGGCCGCCATGAATTCCGCGTCAAAGGCGTCCCCGGCGGCCATGCGCCGGCGGTACTCGATGAAATCGATGGTGTCGCGGCCGGTGAGTTTCTTGGTGTTGAAGGCGTTGAAACCCAGGTACGCCTCGTGGTTCATATTGGCGGCCAGCCAGTGCCGGTTGATCACCTTGGCCTGGTCCCAGAAATATTTCTTTTTCAGGCGGACGCCTTCCACGCTCTTGATCAGACAGGCGGGGAAAAGGTTGGTATAGGTCCACAGGATGCGATTGACCTCGCTGTCCAGAAGTTCGAAATCGGTGGTGGCCGTCTTGACATAGGCCCGGGCCTGTTTGGCGGCATCGCCGCTCTTGTATTCGCCGTAGACGATTTCCCCGTCGCGAAGGTACTGGTCCGTTTCGATGGCCGGATTGCGCACCCAGGCGTCTCCATCCCGAATGACGGGCACGCATTTGGAGATCAGCCCCAGGCGTTTCATCTTGTAGGCGCTCCACATTTCGCAGGAGATGCAGTTCCACATGGCCTGTTCCATGGGCAGCATCCAGGGCAGGAAATCGCTGCTGCCGCCGTCGGGCGCACTGCCGTGCCGGGGGCCGGCCTGGCCGAAAATGGCCAGGTCGCTGGAAACGGCGATGTCGCAGGCCATGCCGATCTCCTGGCCGCCGGCCACCCGCATGCCGTTGACCCGGCAGATGGTGGGTTTCTTGCAGCCCAGGATTCCGTCGACCATGGCATTGAACAGATCCATGTAAAGGCCGTATTCGTTGGGACGGCCGGCGTAATACTCGGCGTACTCCTTGGTGTTGCCGCCCGTGCAGAAAGCTTTGTCCCCCATGGCCGTGAACACCGCCGCGACCACGGAGCTGTCCGCCGAAGCGCGGTGAAAGCCGGCGATTACGCCTTTGACCATTTCGGTGGTGTAGGAGTTGTACTGCATGGGGTTGTTCAGGATGATCCAGGCTGAGAAAAGGCCATCGACAGGGGCTCCGGAAGGGTCCAGGATGGGGCGTTTCTCAAAAATGACGCCGGGGGCCTGGTCCGAAAAATGTTCTTCTCCCCACAAATGATGGTTTTTGATGCCGGATTCTCGCGGAAGCCAACTCAGGTCGCTCATGAAACCCTCCCTTTCGGCGGCTTGCAATGGGGCCGCAGCTATATTCGTGCCGAGGCCCCGCTTGCAATGGGGCCTGATTTTT
This window of the uncultured Desulfosarcina sp. genome carries:
- a CDS encoding 2-hydroxyacyl-CoA dehydratase family protein; translated protein: MVEEKKLKLKRLASAKVLGKFMADYYYELDNAAKTGEKKVAWCTSVGPAEILRAMGFLVYFPETHSAMLGSSRMATDLIPKANAIGYSPDICSYLTADVGAYLEKVSPLSKVFEGIEGPPKPDVLVFNTNQCRDVQDWFNFYGEEYDVPVVGVHSYVGVQEVEESHVRSIARQMEDMIPPLERVSGNKFDLDRLKEAVALSRECSDLWKLVLDTAAAVPSPITFFDGTTLMGAAVVGRGTKEANDCYRMLLEELNQRIADKEGAVPDERFRIYWDGMPVWGRLSAHAKLFAGLQANVLASTYCNSWIFSALDPDDPFNSMARAYTELFIVRADAPKEAYIREMLEFFKVDGIIYHDAKTCPNNSNCRYGMPQRIEKQTGIPSLTINGDLNDLRLISDEQTKTNVEAFIEQLAENK
- a CDS encoding enoyl-CoA hydratase/isomerase family protein, producing the protein MSYLQTIQHTIADGIATLTLDRPKHNVLNIDMMTELNGQLDQLATDGSLKCIVIAANGPSWCAGVEVADHKPAMVDDMIATFNGIFERIHRLPVPTIAAVQGACLGGGMEVAMACDIIIAAHKAVFGQPEIKLGFFPPYAAIRLPQLVGPARAVEICTTGRRYKAEEAHRMGLVSHLSGDDNFQETVDGIVGEIKACSPLIVRLNKRAVTAHLGLDFKKALSGVSDLFLNTLMKTEDTLEGIASFEEKRRPVWKNR
- a CDS encoding acyl-CoA dehydratase activase, with protein sequence MNPTSHPTNTTPFFAGADVGASRTKVVVIDGESRILGHCVAKSGTDFTATADGCLKEALAMAGVEKERIRRTISTGYGRKNVSYAQDHRTEISCHGKGCFHYFPFAITIIDIGGQDNKVIKLDDSGKRTSFKMNRKCAAGTGAFLEEMSPRLDIPLEEMNGLAEASTDMVKLGSFCTVFSATEVLENIRRGKRVEDIVKGLFFSVISRIREMDAFTEKVVMTGGVVAHNPFLVEMTQELINRPVLVPELPQFTGALGAALYAKETYEN
- a CDS encoding phenylacetate--CoA ligase → MPWNDKYECMPVKQIQQFQMEKLQETVQWVTKRVPFYKQKFKEAGIKAADIKGIEDVAKLPFTEKNDLRDNYPFGLCAVPLKEVVRIHASSGTTGKPITGPYTADDLAQWTECMVRNFYAAGVRPEHVVQNAYGHGLFTGGLGFHQGATALGCTVVPTSAGLTERQITLMQDFGAQVLCCTPSYALTIAERAEELRVDIKSLPLSIGIFGAEPWTVGMREEIEARMGIKAMEAYGLTELGGPGVGFDCEAQSGIHINEDHYLAEVVDPVTLEPVPLGEKGELIFTSLQRRAMPMIRYRTKDITRLYREKCVCGRTFIKMDKIFGRTDDMLIISGVNVFPSQIESLLLDIEEVTPQYRLVVRKKGYLDQLVVQVEGKPEVYEAGDRKKFEVEAKIMAHIRGHMGISIEANLVDPKFIARSEGKALRVVDERPKQFR
- the iorA gene encoding indolepyruvate ferredoxin oxidoreductase subunit alpha, which produces MHKLLTDSPGKKMLLLGNEAIARGAIEAGVAFATTYPGTPSSEISLNLFQISQESDLYFEYSTNEKVALEVASAAANSGVRTFCMMKHVGLNVAADPLMTLAYVGVKAGMVVLTADDPFMFSSQNEQDNRYYGKLSGLPVLEPSSVEEARRMMVDAFDLSEQLGKPLIFRTTTRVNHSSAFVELGKLTARKPKGDFTKDPFNLVTVPAVSRRLHVRLLEKWEKARKLAEASPYNFTEGSGPWGIVCNGVSYNYVTDAVGELGIADKTRVLRLGFSHPAPPEKIKSFLNGCEKVLVAEEGEPVMEETIKAFAQEEGLTMPIVGKGEKLFSRLNEFDPALVRRVIADYFGVAYTDSRPPDLSDVPEIPQRPPNLCAGCSHRATYYAVKKAAEGFETVYPTDIGCYTLGFLPPLAMGDFLICMGSSISTACGFSQATDKKVIAFIGDSTFFHSGLTGLVNAVHNNHDFTLVILDNGTTAMTGHQPHPGVDMDNLNLSGYGRVSIEAVVRAIGVEDVTVIQPYKVKKSIEAVKKALDHKGLSVIISQQMCTLYARSLKQLKVRAFTVTDKCKNHRDCINEIGCPAFYLDGERVQIDPNTCVGCAVCAQICPENAITPVKEKPAG
- a CDS encoding 2-dehydropantoate 2-reductase, yielding MTDKPSFAPKTFAVIGAGPVGCIVSAFLEKGGHRVILCDVIPELLDPARKRGIIIEGAENLTQKVSHTCTSVDDLPEYKPDVIFVTAKANALPLIASAIEGFYKKGLYVVSWQNGIDTELVLANSLGKEGVMRAVVNYGCGLLGPAHVTIPFHHPPHYLQELDPEAKFAADAIADALTKSGLTTRHTENIVAMVWRKGVLNACMNPVCAVTGLTMSQAMNDPIIFNIVDALVKECVKVARANEILLGWEYYPNAIEYMRTAGNHKPSMLMDIENGRRTEIDYINGKFVEYGRRAGIETPYNITLQSLVKGLESRL
- a CDS encoding indolepyruvate oxidoreductase subunit beta, giving the protein MDTTRLIIVAVGGQGNLLASKVLGEAALLSNVPVRMSEIHGMAQRGGVVESAIVFGDAESTIISDGEADVLVGFEPSETLRALNKCNANTSVITNLAPLPPFTVAIGRGTYPDLDHAQNLIRAKTKRLIAFDAVALARQAGSVMAVNIVLLGALIQTGILPIPKENLEKAIRTKTKAAFVDVNLAAFDLGFKAAAGG
- the had gene encoding 6-hydroxycyclohex-1-ene-1-carbonyl-CoA dehydrogenase; the encoded protein is MATMISWQMTEPGKPLAKVEAPIPDPGPGEVLVKVAGCGVCHTDLGFYYDGVRTKSPLPLTLGHEISGIVAAAGPGAEPWDGKAVIIPAVMPCGTCDVCKRGLGNICVAQKMPGNDIQGGFASHIVVPADQLCPVAVDDQNRPVGEADVPLAHLSVVADALTTPYQAVVDAGLTADDTAIFVGVGGVGGFGAQIARAFGAAVVAIDVDPAKLEALAPYVDATFNAAEYAFKDLRKAVSAFVKEQGKRRTEWKIFETSGTAAGQKTAFGLMTFGGHLSVVGFTMDKVEIRLSNLMAFHATARGNWGCMPKYYAPVRDLVLSGKVKMAPFVKTFPLAEINSVFETVHHKKIVQRAIMVP